CTATCTTGTCATTCAGGACATCGTAAAAGGAGTAGTGGGGAAATGTCTTTGGAGGGCCGTAATAATTGATAAGCATCTGCATATTGAAGTTTGCAGGCAATAACTGGTCTTTAAGAAACATCTCCACATCCGGACTAATCCAGATATCCTCTTTTGTTGCCCCCGCAAAATTAGCCGCCACAGTCAGCGGAAAGGAGGGATAAAGCCTGTTGCCATAATCTACCACGAGGATGTCGTATCTTGATACGCCGTCTCCGTCAGGGAATCTGTTTACATGGCCCATGTCCACGGCGGCCCTGCTTAACCGTGGTATGGGCCAAATCATTCTGGAGGCTATTGGCGCAGGCACAGGACTACCCTGGATTGCGGCCTTTGCGACCTCAGCCGGTATCTCTTCAGCGCCTAATGTCTTCTGCATACCTGAGCCGAAATCAAAGGCAACCGGCAGCACAACATTGCGGCTGGCCTCAATTGATAAGGCTAATTTCGCATCCCTGTTCAACTCCTCTTTTATCTTCTCTATCTCGCCAAGAAATTCTCCGCCGCCCTTTGCCGATGCAAGACCTAATTCAGAAAATTTTTTCTCCATTGTCTCAATGGCAGACAGACCGCTGGCCTCTTCAGGCTCTGAAAAAATGATATTCAATCCTATGACCTTTGCCCCTGCCCCTGAAATCCTTTTTATAACCTCTGCCATTCTTGTCCTTGGCCACGGCCATCTGCCAAGCTTTGCGATAGACTCATCATCTATTGCAACTATGGCTATCTCTTCACTGGCCTTGGCAGGGTGGAAAAGCCGCATCCTCATGTCATAGCTTTTTAACTCGATTGTTTCAAGAAAACCTGTCTTTGTGTAGAAGAATATGCAGAATATTGATGTGACGATTAAGCCGATAACTATGTCAGGTGTTTTTTTGGAAGGTTTCATAAATTAAATACAGGCTATAGGCAATGGGCAATAGGAAAACCAATAGCCCATGGCCTATCGCCTCTTGCCTGTATTTATCACAGGGGACATGCTTTTGCAAATGGTTTGTGGCTTCTCTATTATTACGGCAATTGACATACTGTTTTGTTGGGCATTGTTGAGGGAATAACTTATTAATAAAGAAAGGAATACCGGAAGCAGGGCCTGCCTAAAAACATCTTTAACTATGGCTGTGATAAGGATTTTGAGAAATCTATGTATTTGGTGGAGGCGGTGGGAATCGAACCCACGTCCGGGAATGCTTATCCAGGGCATCTACATACTTAGCCTGTAGATTTTTCTCGCTTCATGGTTCGTTACAGGCATCAAACCAGGAAACCAGTCCGTTTAAATCTTGCCTTCAGGTCCTTCGGACCGAGCCCCAAAAGCCATCCTGCTGATTGTCGTCTCTTAAATCCGGCAGGAACAGGCCTAAGAGACGCCGGCTGCCTTAAGCAGCCAGAGCGTAATTATAGTCGTTTGCGACTATTTTTTTCTGGTGTTTTAACGAGTCCCCAGGCCTCGGTATGCTTCCCTTGGAATCAGTTCATCCCGTCGAAACCTATCGCCCCCTTGTTTTATTGTAAAGCCAAAATGGCCTTAATTGCAAGATTAAAGTATCTACCGCCTGTCTTTCACTGCCTTTTCCATCTCTCTTTCAACAGTCTTTTCCTTTATTGTCTCCCGCTTATCAAAAAGTTTTTTCCCTTTTGCCAGGGCAATCTCTACCTTGGCTTTACCATTTTTAAAATAAATTTTTGTAGGAATCAGGGTATAGCCCGTTCCCTTTGTTTTTCCTATGAGTTTATTTATTTCTTCCCTGCGGAGGAGGAGCTTTCTTGTTCTGTCCGGCT
This region of Deltaproteobacteria bacterium genomic DNA includes:
- the smpB gene encoding SsrA-binding protein SmpB produces the protein MMAEDIKVVCQNKKAYHDYFIDETFEAGIVLVGTEVKSLRLGMANLKDSYAMVRNGELFLTNTHISPYKQADRFTMPEPDRTRKLLLRREEINKLIGKTKGTGYTLIPTKIYFKNGKAKVEIALAKGKKLFDKRETIKEKTVEREMEKAVKDRR